One region of Brachybacterium saurashtrense genomic DNA includes:
- a CDS encoding 3-isopropylmalate dehydrogenase, which translates to MSTPATRTLRLAVIEGDGIGKEVVPQGVRALRAALEPAGVAVETTDFDLGAGRWHRTGETLTDEDMARLAEHDAILLGAVGDPGVPSGVLERGLLLKLRFAFDHYVNLRPTRLFPGVASPLANPGEMDFVVVREGTEGPYVGNGGSLRTGTELEVATEVSLNTAVGVERVVRYAFAQAEKRRRKLTLVHKHNVLVHAGHLYRRIVEQVSLEHPEVEVDYAHVDAMMIYLVQDPSRFDVIVTDNLFGDIVTDLAGAVGGGIGLAASGNINPTGAFPSMFEPVHGSAPDIAGKNLADPTATVLSVAILLDHLGHEEPAAAVRAAVENDLTARAGSEELASRGTTEIGDALVAAIAGR; encoded by the coding sequence ATGAGCACCCCCGCCACCCGCACCCTGCGCCTGGCCGTCATCGAGGGCGACGGCATCGGCAAGGAGGTCGTGCCGCAGGGCGTGCGCGCCCTCCGCGCCGCGCTCGAGCCCGCCGGCGTCGCCGTCGAGACCACCGACTTCGACCTCGGCGCGGGCCGCTGGCACCGCACCGGCGAGACCCTCACCGACGAGGACATGGCCCGCCTGGCCGAGCACGACGCCATCCTGCTGGGCGCCGTGGGCGACCCGGGCGTGCCCTCGGGCGTGCTCGAGCGGGGCCTGCTGCTGAAGCTCCGCTTCGCCTTCGACCACTACGTGAACCTGCGCCCCACCCGGCTGTTCCCCGGCGTCGCCTCGCCGCTGGCGAACCCCGGGGAGATGGACTTCGTGGTGGTGCGCGAGGGCACCGAGGGGCCCTACGTGGGCAACGGCGGCTCGCTGCGCACCGGCACCGAGCTCGAGGTCGCCACCGAGGTGTCGCTGAACACCGCCGTGGGCGTCGAGCGCGTGGTGCGCTACGCCTTCGCCCAGGCCGAGAAGCGCCGCCGGAAGCTCACCCTGGTGCACAAGCACAACGTGCTGGTGCATGCCGGGCACCTCTACCGCCGCATCGTGGAGCAGGTCTCCCTCGAGCACCCGGAGGTGGAGGTCGACTACGCCCACGTGGACGCGATGATGATCTACCTGGTGCAGGATCCGTCCCGCTTCGACGTGATCGTCACCGACAACCTCTTCGGCGACATCGTCACCGACCTCGCCGGCGCCGTGGGCGGCGGCATCGGCCTCGCCGCGAGCGGCAACATCAACCCCACCGGCGCCTTCCCCTCGATGTTCGAGCCGGTGCACGGCTCCGCGCCGGACATCGCCGGGAAGAACCTCGCCGACCCCACCGCCACCGTGCTCTCGGTCGCGATCCTGCTCGATCACCTCGGCCACGAGGAGCCGGCCGCCGCCGTGCGCGCCGCGGTCGAGAACGACCTCACCGCCCGGGCCGGCTCCGAGGAGCTGGCCTCCCGCGGCACCACTGAGATCGGCGATGCCCTGGTGGCGGCGATCGCCGGGCGCTGA
- a CDS encoding nitrate reductase subunit alpha produces the protein MTTQESRETPASTGAGEPGIDSPLFDALIGARRMFSRAERISADSRETHRVGGRGGDAFYRERWSHDKVVRSTHGVNCTGSCSWKVYVKDGVITWESQETDYPSTGPDRPEYEPRGCPRGASFSWYTYSPTRVRYPYVRSALLQLFREEKAKVPGGDPVEAWKAIVSDPEKAMRYKRARGKGGLVRATWEEAEELVAAAYVHTVKEFGPDRATGFSPIPAMSQVSFSSGARFHQLIGGSMLSFYDWYADLPPASPQVFGDQTDVPESGDWWDAAYLIMWGSNVPLTRTPDAHWMAEARYRGQKVISVAPDYAESVKFADEWLAPHPGTDAALAMAMGHTILREFYVEQQVPAFEEYSRQYTDLPFLVQLERREDGALVPGKFLVASEAGEHRTAEAATEHADFKPMMFDRAGGGVVVPNGTLGHRYSADGEGRWNLELDDLDPALTLLGHHEDVAEVLLPRFDTAGQGGRGDIARGVPVRELDGRLVTTVYDLLLAEYGVGREGLPGQWARGLDDAEALYTPAWQETITGVPGVAAARIAREFARSAIDSGGRSMIIMGAGTNHWFHSDTIYRSFLTLTTLCGTQGVNGGGWAHYVGQEKVRPITGWLHLANALDWTRPPRQMTQTTYWYMHTDQWRYDRFGADTLAAATGAGRFAGTTTADAVALSQRLGWQPFYPQFDVSSLDVADRAAEAGKETIPYLVEQLKDGGISFAAEDPDAPQNHPKIWSIWRANTLGSSAKGDQYFFRHLLGVDSAATEEETPEHLRPRDVRWREEAPIGKVDLMLTLDFRMTSHTLHSDVVLPAATWYEKHDLSTTDMHPFVHSFNPAISNPWESRTDWETWAGIARRFSELAEGHLGTRTDVVAFPLQHDTPGELATPHGRVRDWKKGECEPVPGLTMPTLVEVERDYTQIHAKFTSIGPLLETLGMTTKGITYDVADYVAELGRLNGTHRTGPAAGRPKLVTDLQACEFILGLSGTTNGHMATEGFKTLEKRTGTRLHDLAAEHEGKRIHFADTKAAPVPVITSPEWSGSESGGRRYSPFTINVERKKPWHTLTGRQHFYLDHDWMLEMGEALPVFRPPLDMTALFGELPPGERDEKGTSISVRYLTPHNKWAIHSMYMENFFMMNLSRGGQTIWMSVEDAEAVGITDNDWIEATNRNGVVAARAVVSHRMPKGTAFMHHAQDRTVNVPLTERDGMRGGIHNSLTRIMLKPSHLIGGYGQLSYAFNYYGPTGNQRDEVTMIRRRTAPVEY, from the coding sequence ATGACCACCCAGGAGAGTCGCGAGACGCCCGCGAGCACCGGCGCCGGAGAGCCCGGCATCGACTCCCCGCTGTTCGACGCGCTGATCGGCGCCCGCAGGATGTTCTCCCGCGCCGAGCGGATCAGCGCCGACAGCCGCGAGACCCACCGGGTGGGCGGGCGCGGCGGCGACGCCTTCTACCGGGAGCGCTGGAGCCACGACAAGGTGGTGCGCTCCACGCACGGCGTGAACTGCACCGGCTCCTGCTCCTGGAAGGTCTACGTCAAGGACGGCGTGATCACCTGGGAGTCGCAGGAGACGGACTACCCCTCCACCGGCCCCGACAGGCCCGAGTACGAGCCGCGCGGCTGCCCCCGCGGCGCCTCGTTCTCCTGGTACACCTACTCGCCCACCCGGGTGCGCTACCCGTACGTGCGCTCGGCGCTGCTGCAGCTGTTCCGCGAGGAGAAGGCGAAGGTGCCCGGGGGAGACCCGGTCGAGGCGTGGAAGGCGATCGTCTCCGATCCCGAGAAGGCGATGCGCTACAAGCGCGCCCGCGGGAAGGGTGGACTGGTGCGCGCCACCTGGGAGGAGGCCGAGGAGCTCGTCGCCGCCGCCTACGTGCACACGGTGAAGGAGTTCGGGCCCGACCGCGCCACCGGCTTCTCGCCGATCCCTGCGATGAGCCAGGTCTCCTTCTCCTCCGGGGCCCGTTTCCACCAGCTCATCGGCGGGTCGATGCTCTCCTTCTACGACTGGTACGCGGACCTCCCGCCCGCCTCCCCGCAGGTGTTCGGCGACCAGACCGACGTGCCCGAGTCCGGGGACTGGTGGGACGCGGCCTACCTCATCATGTGGGGTTCGAACGTGCCGCTCACCCGCACCCCGGACGCCCACTGGATGGCCGAGGCCCGCTACCGCGGCCAGAAGGTCATCTCCGTCGCCCCCGACTACGCCGAGAGCGTCAAGTTCGCCGACGAGTGGCTCGCCCCGCACCCGGGCACCGACGCGGCGCTCGCCATGGCGATGGGCCACACGATCCTGCGCGAGTTCTACGTCGAGCAGCAGGTCCCCGCCTTCGAGGAGTACTCCCGGCAGTACACCGACCTGCCCTTCCTGGTGCAGCTCGAGAGGCGCGAGGACGGCGCGCTGGTGCCCGGCAAGTTCCTGGTGGCGAGCGAGGCGGGGGAGCACCGCACCGCCGAGGCCGCGACCGAGCACGCGGACTTCAAGCCCATGATGTTCGACCGCGCCGGCGGCGGGGTCGTGGTCCCGAACGGCACCCTCGGCCACCGCTACAGCGCCGACGGCGAGGGCCGCTGGAACCTCGAGCTGGACGATCTGGATCCGGCGCTCACCCTGCTGGGCCACCACGAGGACGTGGCCGAGGTGCTCCTTCCCCGCTTCGACACGGCCGGGCAGGGCGGCCGCGGCGACATCGCCCGCGGCGTGCCCGTGCGCGAGCTCGACGGCCGGCTCGTCACCACCGTCTACGACCTGCTGCTGGCCGAGTACGGGGTGGGGCGCGAGGGACTGCCGGGGCAGTGGGCCCGCGGGCTGGACGATGCCGAGGCGCTGTACACCCCCGCCTGGCAGGAGACCATCACGGGCGTGCCCGGGGTGGCCGCGGCGCGCATCGCCCGCGAGTTCGCCCGCAGTGCGATCGACTCCGGCGGGCGCTCGATGATCATCATGGGCGCGGGCACCAACCACTGGTTCCACTCCGACACCATCTACCGCTCCTTCCTCACCCTCACCACCCTCTGCGGCACGCAGGGCGTCAACGGCGGGGGCTGGGCCCACTACGTCGGACAGGAGAAGGTGCGGCCGATCACCGGCTGGCTGCATCTCGCCAATGCGCTGGACTGGACCCGGCCGCCGCGCCAGATGACCCAGACCACCTACTGGTACATGCACACCGACCAGTGGCGCTACGACCGCTTCGGCGCGGACACCCTCGCCGCGGCCACGGGCGCGGGCCGCTTCGCGGGCACCACCACGGCGGATGCCGTCGCCCTCTCGCAGCGCCTGGGCTGGCAGCCGTTCTACCCGCAGTTCGACGTCTCCTCCCTCGACGTCGCCGACCGCGCCGCGGAGGCCGGGAAGGAGACGATCCCGTATCTCGTCGAGCAGCTGAAGGACGGCGGGATCAGCTTCGCCGCCGAGGATCCGGACGCCCCGCAGAACCACCCGAAGATCTGGTCGATCTGGCGGGCGAACACGCTGGGCTCCTCCGCCAAGGGCGATCAGTACTTCTTCCGCCACCTGCTGGGCGTGGACTCGGCCGCCACCGAGGAGGAGACGCCGGAGCACCTGCGCCCGCGGGACGTGCGCTGGCGGGAGGAGGCGCCCATCGGGAAGGTCGACCTGATGCTCACCCTCGACTTCCGCATGACCAGCCACACCCTCCACTCCGACGTGGTGCTGCCGGCGGCGACCTGGTACGAGAAGCACGACCTGTCCACCACGGACATGCACCCCTTCGTGCACTCCTTCAACCCCGCGATCTCGAACCCGTGGGAGTCCCGCACCGACTGGGAGACGTGGGCCGGGATCGCCCGGCGCTTCAGCGAGCTCGCCGAGGGGCACCTGGGCACCCGCACCGACGTGGTCGCCTTCCCGCTCCAGCACGACACCCCCGGGGAGCTGGCCACCCCGCACGGGCGGGTGCGGGACTGGAAGAAGGGCGAGTGCGAGCCCGTGCCGGGACTCACCATGCCCACCCTGGTGGAGGTGGAGCGGGACTATACGCAGATCCACGCGAAGTTCACCTCCATCGGCCCGCTGCTCGAGACCCTCGGCATGACCACCAAGGGCATCACCTACGACGTCGCCGACTACGTCGCCGAGCTGGGCCGCCTCAACGGCACCCACCGCACCGGGCCCGCCGCCGGACGGCCGAAGCTCGTCACGGACCTGCAGGCCTGCGAGTTCATCCTGGGACTCTCCGGCACCACCAACGGGCACATGGCCACCGAGGGCTTCAAGACCCTCGAGAAGCGCACCGGCACCCGCCTGCACGACCTCGCCGCGGAGCACGAGGGCAAGCGGATCCACTTCGCGGACACCAAGGCCGCCCCCGTCCCCGTGATCACGAGCCCGGAGTGGTCAGGCTCGGAGTCCGGCGGGCGCCGCTACAGCCCCTTCACGATCAACGTGGAGCGGAAGAAGCCCTGGCACACCCTCACCGGCCGCCAGCACTTCTACCTCGACCACGACTGGATGCTCGAGATGGGCGAGGCGCTTCCCGTGTTCCGGCCCCCGCTGGACATGACCGCCCTGTTCGGGGAGCTGCCGCCGGGGGAGAGGGACGAGAAGGGCACCTCGATCTCGGTGCGCTACCTGACCCCGCACAACAAGTGGGCGATCCACTCGATGTACATGGAGAACTTCTTCATGATGAACCTCTCCCGCGGCGGGCAGACGATCTGGATGAGCGTTGAGGACGCCGAGGCCGTGGGGATCACCGACAACGACTGGATCGAGGCCACCAACCGCAACGGGGTGGTCGCCGCCCGCGCCGTGGTCTCGCATCGGATGCCGAAGGGCACCGCCTTCATGCACCACGCCCAGGACCGGACCGTGAACGTGCCGCTCACCGAGCGGGACGGGATGCGCGGCGGCATCCACAACTCGCTGACCCGGATCATGCTCAAGCCCAGCCACCTCATCGGCGGCTACGGCCAGCTGTCCTACGCCTTCAACTACTACGGCCCGACGGGGAACCAGCGCGACGAGGTCACGATGATCCGCCGCCGCACCGCCCCCGTCGAGTACTGA
- a CDS encoding glycine cleavage system protein R yields the protein MTTHVPATSFVLTAIGDDRPGLVAALAAAVDEHGGNWVDSQLALLAGKFAGIVQVDLPAERAQDFLAALPALAEEVGLEVEATTGRAGEAAEEPRHVLALHLLGQDRTGMVREITTALRSQGATIDGLRSWTREAPEGGGMLFEAEAEVRLPASAQEQDLREALETIAGELMVDLELDAPA from the coding sequence ATGACGACCCACGTGCCTGCCACCTCCTTCGTGCTCACCGCCATCGGGGACGACCGCCCGGGCCTGGTCGCGGCTCTCGCCGCCGCCGTGGACGAGCACGGCGGGAACTGGGTGGACAGCCAGCTCGCGCTCCTGGCGGGGAAGTTCGCCGGGATCGTGCAGGTGGATCTGCCCGCCGAGCGCGCACAGGACTTCCTGGCCGCGCTGCCGGCCCTCGCCGAGGAGGTGGGGCTGGAGGTCGAGGCGACCACCGGCCGCGCCGGGGAGGCGGCGGAGGAGCCGCGCCATGTCCTCGCCCTGCACCTGCTGGGACAGGACCGCACGGGCATGGTCCGCGAGATCACCACGGCCCTGCGCTCGCAGGGTGCGACGATCGACGGCCTGCGCAGCTGGACCCGCGAGGCGCCGGAGGGCGGCGGGATGCTGTTCGAGGCGGAGGCGGAGGTCCGCCTGCCGGCCTCGGCCCAGGAGCAGGACCTGCGCGAGGCGCTCGAGACCATCGCCGGGGAGCTGATGGTGGACCTGGAGCTCGACGCTCCCGCCTGA
- a CDS encoding branched-chain amino acid aminotransferase, whose amino-acid sequence MSALDFTPTSTTRRLGDDERARILAAPGFGTHFTDFMAHARWTVQDGWAESSVLPYGPLQLSPAAAVLHYGQEIFEGLKAFRHADGSVWTFRPEANAERMQRSARRLALPELSAEDFLASLRALTAADEPWVPEPTGEESLYLRPFMFASEEFLGVRASHTVDYYVIASPAGPYFPRGVQPLVVWITDEYARAGAGGTGAAKCGGNYASSLLARRQAVENGADEVLFLDSETHTGIDELSGMNVFAITRDGRVLTPSLTGSILEGVTRASVLRLAQDRGLEVAEQRLVMSEVLEQLDSGEITEMFACGTAAVITPIGSFMAHGGTWTVGDGGSGETTLALRKELTDIQYGRIPDRHGWLTRLV is encoded by the coding sequence GTGAGCGCGCTCGACTTCACCCCCACCAGCACGACCCGTCGTCTCGGGGACGACGAGCGCGCCCGGATCCTCGCAGCCCCCGGCTTCGGGACCCACTTCACCGACTTCATGGCGCACGCCCGCTGGACGGTTCAGGACGGCTGGGCGGAGTCCTCCGTGCTGCCCTACGGGCCCCTGCAGCTCTCCCCGGCCGCCGCGGTGCTGCACTACGGGCAGGAGATCTTCGAGGGCCTGAAGGCCTTCCGCCACGCGGACGGCTCGGTATGGACCTTCCGCCCGGAGGCGAACGCCGAGCGGATGCAGCGCTCCGCCCGCCGTCTCGCGCTGCCCGAGCTCTCCGCCGAGGACTTCCTCGCCTCGCTGCGCGCCCTCACCGCGGCGGACGAGCCCTGGGTGCCGGAGCCGACGGGGGAGGAGTCGCTGTACCTGCGCCCGTTCATGTTCGCCTCCGAGGAGTTCCTCGGGGTGCGGGCCTCCCACACGGTCGACTACTACGTGATCGCCTCCCCGGCCGGGCCGTACTTCCCCCGCGGCGTGCAGCCCCTGGTGGTGTGGATCACCGACGAGTACGCGCGGGCCGGGGCCGGCGGCACCGGCGCCGCGAAGTGCGGCGGCAACTACGCCTCCTCGCTGCTGGCCCGCCGCCAGGCGGTCGAGAACGGGGCCGACGAGGTGCTGTTCCTGGACTCGGAGACCCACACCGGCATCGACGAGCTCTCGGGCATGAACGTCTTCGCCATCACCCGCGACGGCCGCGTACTCACCCCGTCCCTGACCGGCTCCATCCTCGAAGGGGTCACCCGCGCCTCGGTGCTGCGCCTCGCCCAGGACCGCGGGCTCGAGGTGGCCGAGCAGCGCCTGGTGATGAGCGAGGTGCTCGAGCAGCTGGACTCCGGCGAGATCACCGAGATGTTCGCCTGCGGCACCGCCGCGGTGATCACCCCCATCGGCTCCTTCATGGCGCACGGCGGCACCTGGACCGTCGGCGACGGCGGCTCCGGCGAGACCACGCTCGCCCTGCGCAAGGAGCTCACCGACATCCAGTACGGCCGGATCCCGGACCGTCACGGCTGGCTGACCCGGCTGGTGTGA
- a CDS encoding MFS transporter, which yields MTVTPSRTTTASSDTVPAGAWRALLLVTVGFGINFWAWALLSPLGPIYVERGLSADASLIVAIPVLVGSLGRIVMGALTDRFGGHLMFPLVSVLTVIPVLFLGFVGQYTYPTLLVGGFFLGIAGTTFAIGVPYVNSWFPPAKRGMATGLYGVGMGGTAISAFTTVPLLTGIGDVAPFVATAAALIAFAVVGRLFMRPAPTWQPARRSIVAQSAAVMRLTVTWQACYLYALSFGGYVAFSVFLPTMLQNWYGLETADASFRMAGFVIVAVIMRPLGGTLSDSLGASRTLLLSYTAVAAAALVLAFQPALMPLGTIAFIVMAAGLGLGSGAVFALVAQTSEPSVVGSVTGFVGAAGGLGGFVPPLVMAAIHASSGSYSLGIVLLLLATLGAVGVTLFVARGARTAAAGS from the coding sequence ATGACCGTGACCCCGTCCCGCACCACCACCGCCTCCTCCGACACCGTCCCCGCCGGCGCCTGGAGAGCCCTCCTCCTGGTCACCGTAGGATTCGGCATCAACTTCTGGGCCTGGGCGCTGCTCAGCCCCCTGGGCCCGATCTACGTGGAGCGCGGCCTGAGCGCCGATGCCTCGCTGATCGTGGCCATCCCGGTGCTGGTGGGCTCGCTGGGGCGGATCGTCATGGGGGCACTCACGGACCGCTTCGGCGGCCACCTGATGTTCCCCCTGGTCTCCGTGCTCACCGTGATCCCGGTGCTCTTCCTGGGGTTCGTGGGCCAGTACACCTACCCCACCCTGCTGGTGGGCGGGTTCTTCCTGGGCATCGCCGGCACCACCTTCGCCATCGGCGTGCCCTACGTGAACTCCTGGTTCCCGCCGGCCAAGCGGGGCATGGCCACCGGCCTGTACGGCGTGGGCATGGGCGGCACCGCCATCAGCGCGTTCACCACGGTGCCGCTGCTCACCGGCATCGGGGACGTGGCGCCGTTCGTGGCCACCGCCGCCGCGCTGATCGCCTTCGCGGTGGTGGGCCGGCTGTTCATGCGGCCCGCCCCCACCTGGCAGCCCGCGCGCAGGAGCATCGTCGCGCAGTCCGCGGCCGTGATGCGGCTGACGGTCACCTGGCAGGCCTGCTACCTGTACGCGCTGTCCTTCGGCGGCTACGTGGCGTTCTCGGTGTTCCTGCCCACGATGCTCCAGAACTGGTACGGGCTCGAGACGGCCGATGCCTCCTTCCGCATGGCGGGATTCGTGATCGTCGCGGTGATCATGCGCCCGCTGGGCGGCACCCTCTCCGACTCCCTCGGCGCCTCCCGCACCCTGCTGCTGTCCTACACCGCCGTCGCCGCGGCGGCCCTCGTCCTGGCGTTCCAGCCCGCGCTGATGCCGCTGGGCACGATCGCCTTCATCGTCATGGCGGCCGGGCTCGGACTGGGCTCCGGCGCGGTGTTCGCCCTGGTGGCGCAGACCAGCGAGCCGTCGGTGGTCGGGTCCGTCACGGGCTTCGTGGGCGCCGCGGGCGGCCTCGGTGGCTTCGTCCCGCCGCTGGTGATGGCCGCGATCCACGCCAGCAGCGGCAGCTACTCGCTGGGCATCGTCCTGCTGCTGCTGGCCACGCTCGGCGCCGTCGGAGTGACGCTGTTCGTGGCCCGCGGTGCCCGGACCGCCGCCGCGGGCTCGTAG
- the serA gene encoding phosphoglycerate dehydrogenase, with amino-acid sequence MTRPVVLLAEELSPATIEVFGDGADVRHVDGTDRPALLAAVADADALLVRSATTVDAEVFAAARSLKVVARAGVGLDNVDVPAATSAGVMVINAPTSNIVSAAELAVALILASLRNVARADASVKAGRWERKQLTGIELLGKTVGVVGFGRIGQLVAERLRPFGVTLLAYDPYVNHARAAELGARVVELDELMREADVATVHMPKTPETTGLLGAEQFALAKPSLHVVNAARGGLIDEAALYDALSSGRIAGAALDVYTSEPPSSSETAQRLLELENVTLTPHLGASTAEAQEKAGVAVAKSVRLALAGELVPDAVNVAGGAIDDLVRPGVALADRLGQLFTSLAGESPELLDIEVHGEIASRDVTALKLSALRGVFRSVVTEQVSYVNAPVLAEERGIAVQLVTDESSERFRNVITLRGTLRDGEVVTVSGTLSGVDQEHKLTEVYGHALDVPLSDHLLIIRYEDGPGLIGKYGLRLGEAGINIAGMQVSRAGTARGAEALVVLDLDESVDRDFAEELGAAIDARSIHAVDLVY; translated from the coding sequence GTGACGCGTCCCGTCGTGCTGCTCGCCGAAGAACTCTCGCCCGCCACCATCGAGGTCTTCGGCGACGGCGCCGACGTCCGCCACGTCGACGGCACCGACCGTCCCGCCCTGCTCGCCGCGGTCGCCGACGCCGACGCGCTGCTGGTCCGCTCCGCCACCACGGTCGATGCCGAGGTGTTCGCCGCCGCGAGGAGCCTCAAGGTGGTCGCCCGCGCGGGCGTGGGCCTGGACAACGTGGACGTGCCCGCCGCGACCAGCGCCGGCGTCATGGTGATCAACGCCCCCACCTCCAACATCGTCTCCGCCGCGGAGCTCGCCGTCGCCCTGATCCTTGCCTCGCTGCGCAACGTGGCCCGGGCCGACGCCTCCGTCAAGGCGGGACGGTGGGAGCGCAAGCAGCTCACCGGCATCGAGCTGCTGGGCAAGACGGTGGGCGTCGTGGGCTTCGGCCGCATCGGCCAGCTGGTCGCCGAGCGCCTGCGCCCCTTCGGCGTGACCCTGCTGGCCTACGACCCCTACGTCAACCACGCCCGCGCCGCGGAGCTCGGCGCCCGCGTGGTCGAGCTCGACGAGCTGATGCGCGAGGCCGATGTGGCCACCGTGCACATGCCCAAGACCCCGGAGACCACCGGCCTCCTCGGCGCCGAGCAGTTCGCGCTGGCCAAGCCCTCCCTGCACGTGGTCAACGCCGCCCGCGGCGGCCTGATCGACGAGGCGGCGCTCTACGACGCCCTCAGCAGCGGCCGCATCGCCGGCGCCGCGCTGGACGTCTACACCAGCGAGCCGCCCTCCTCCTCCGAGACCGCCCAGCGCCTGCTGGAGCTCGAGAACGTCACCCTCACCCCGCACCTGGGCGCCTCGACCGCCGAGGCACAGGAGAAGGCCGGCGTGGCGGTGGCGAAGTCCGTGCGCCTGGCCCTGGCCGGCGAGCTGGTGCCGGACGCGGTCAACGTGGCCGGCGGCGCCATCGACGACCTGGTGCGCCCCGGCGTGGCCCTCGCCGATCGTCTGGGACAGCTGTTCACCTCCCTGGCCGGGGAGTCGCCGGAGCTGCTGGACATCGAGGTGCACGGCGAGATCGCCTCCCGCGACGTCACCGCGCTGAAGCTCTCCGCGCTGCGCGGCGTGTTCCGCTCGGTGGTCACCGAGCAGGTCAGCTACGTCAACGCGCCGGTGCTCGCCGAGGAGCGCGGCATCGCCGTGCAGCTGGTCACCGACGAGAGCTCCGAGCGCTTCCGCAACGTGATCACCCTGCGCGGCACCCTCCGCGACGGCGAGGTGGTCACCGTCTCCGGCACCCTCAGCGGCGTGGACCAGGAGCACAAGCTCACCGAGGTCTACGGCCACGCGCTGGACGTGCCGCTCAGCGACCACCTGCTGATCATCCGCTACGAGGACGGCCCCGGCCTGATCGGCAAGTACGGCCTGCGCCTGGGCGAGGCGGGCATCAACATCGCCGGCATGCAGGTCTCCCGCGCCGGCACCGCCCGCGGGGCGGAGGCGCTGGTGGTGCTGGACCTCGACGAGTCCGTGGACCGCGACTTCGCCGAGGAGCTGGGCGCCGCGATCGACGCCCGTTCGATCCACGCCGTCGATCTCGTCTACTGA
- the cimA gene encoding citramalate synthase: MTTTLPAPAPLTGFHLYDTTLRDGSQQEGLTLSVADKLAVARHLDELGVTYIEGGWPGAVPRDTEFFARAGEELTLRHARLAAFGATRKAGVRVEDDPQVAALVDSGAPTITLVAKSDLRHVTGALRTTAEENLAMVRDTVAHLVGLGREVFLDAEHFFDGFRHEPEHATAVMTAAHEAGASVLVLCDTNGGMLPHQVTEVIEELRTRLEQAGAGAARLGVHTHNDSGCAVANALTAVRAGITHVQGCVNGYGERTGNADLVTLLADLQLRMGMELVPAHVLEETTRIAHAIGEIVNMPVGTRAPYVGASAFAHKAGLHASAIRVDPDLYQHIDPQRVGNDMRMIISDMAGRASIELKGRELGFDLTGEGELLSRLAATVKQREASGYSYEAADASFELLLLDELGQVPSYSTVESWRATSQRGRDGTLESEATVKLHGDGDGPHERKVAIAEGNGPVNALDLALRSALRERHPEVDDFELRDFKVRILDAQHGTDATVRVLVRTSGRGLEFQTVGVGPNVIEASWEAIYDAYTYGLYKSGV; encoded by the coding sequence ATGACCACCACGCTCCCGGCTCCCGCGCCGCTGACCGGCTTCCACCTCTACGACACCACCCTGCGCGACGGCTCCCAGCAGGAGGGCCTGACGCTCTCGGTCGCGGACAAGCTCGCCGTGGCCCGCCACCTCGACGAGCTGGGCGTGACCTACATCGAGGGCGGCTGGCCCGGCGCCGTGCCGCGGGACACCGAGTTCTTCGCCCGCGCGGGCGAGGAGCTCACGCTGCGCCATGCGCGCCTGGCCGCCTTCGGCGCGACCCGCAAGGCGGGCGTGCGTGTCGAGGACGATCCGCAGGTCGCCGCCCTGGTGGACTCCGGCGCCCCCACGATCACCCTGGTGGCCAAGTCCGATCTGCGCCACGTGACGGGGGCGCTGCGCACCACCGCGGAGGAGAACCTCGCGATGGTGCGGGACACGGTGGCGCACCTGGTGGGCCTGGGCCGCGAGGTGTTCCTGGACGCGGAGCACTTCTTCGACGGCTTCCGGCACGAGCCGGAGCACGCGACCGCGGTGATGACGGCCGCGCACGAGGCGGGCGCCTCCGTGCTGGTGCTGTGCGACACCAACGGCGGCATGCTCCCGCACCAGGTCACCGAGGTGATCGAGGAGCTCCGCACCCGGCTCGAGCAGGCCGGCGCCGGTGCGGCCCGCCTGGGTGTGCACACCCACAACGACTCCGGCTGCGCGGTGGCGAACGCGCTGACCGCGGTGCGCGCGGGGATCACCCACGTGCAGGGCTGCGTCAACGGCTACGGCGAGCGCACCGGCAACGCGGACCTCGTCACCCTCCTCGCCGATCTGCAGCTGCGGATGGGCATGGAGCTGGTGCCGGCGCACGTGCTCGAGGAGACCACCCGCATCGCCCATGCGATCGGCGAGATCGTGAACATGCCGGTGGGCACCCGTGCCCCGTACGTGGGAGCCAGCGCCTTCGCCCACAAGGCGGGCCTGCACGCCAGCGCCATCCGGGTGGACCCGGATCTCTATCAGCACATCGATCCGCAGCGCGTCGGCAACGACATGCGCATGATCATCTCCGACATGGCCGGGCGCGCCTCGATCGAGCTCAAGGGCCGCGAGCTGGGCTTCGACCTGACGGGGGAGGGCGAGCTGCTCTCGCGCCTGGCCGCCACGGTCAAGCAGCGCGAGGCCTCGGGCTACTCCTACGAGGCGGCCGACGCCTCCTTCGAGCTGCTGCTGCTGGACGAGCTCGGGCAGGTGCCGAGCTACTCGACCGTGGAGTCGTGGCGCGCCACATCGCAGCGGGGCCGGGACGGCACCCTCGAGAGCGAGGCGACCGTGAAGCTCCACGGCGACGGCGACGGCCCGCACGAGCGGAAGGTCGCGATCGCGGAGGGCAACGGTCCCGTCAACGCCCTGGACCTGGCACTGCGCTCCGCGCTGCGGGAGCGGCATCCGGAGGTGGACGATTTCGAGCTGCGCGACTTCAAGGTGCGCATCCTCGACGCCCAGCACGGCACGGACGCGACCGTGCGCGTCCTGGTGCGCACCTCGGGCCGCGGCCTCGAGTTCCAGACCGTGGGCGTGGGGCCCAACGTCATCGAGGCCTCCTGGGAGGCGATCTACGACGCGTACACCTACGGGCTGTACAAGTCGGGGGTCTGA